A region from the Corallococcus caeni genome encodes:
- a CDS encoding helix-turn-helix transcriptional regulator, which translates to MRADRLVHLLMRLQVRPRSTVGELARELQVSSRTVHRDLDALSTAGVPVYATRGAAGGVALMEGWRTQLTGLTRPELQALATLGAPGALEDLGLSTPLRTGLVKLAAALPALQQPALEHARQRLHVDASGWFTGREPLPHLGKLRDAAWQDRRVSLSYQDFDGARSRRTVDPYGLVIKADRWYLVAGTNKGPRVFRGGRIGDVRLSPQGFTRPHGFDLPAFWKDWCAKFAVERPRYDVTLACTQEGEAALRRLRPPADGERIDKAPAARGGKRKVTLDFERESIAVSQLCEIGAGVEVLAPEPLRQRLAALAASLVALYGGPGRKKGPGRRAR; encoded by the coding sequence ATGCGCGCGGATCGCCTCGTCCACCTCTTGATGCGCCTCCAGGTCCGCCCGCGCAGCACGGTGGGCGAGCTGGCGCGCGAGCTCCAGGTCTCCAGCCGGACCGTGCACCGCGACCTCGACGCCCTCTCGACGGCGGGCGTCCCCGTGTACGCGACGCGAGGCGCGGCGGGCGGCGTGGCGCTGATGGAGGGCTGGCGCACGCAGCTCACCGGCCTCACGCGTCCGGAGCTCCAGGCCCTGGCCACGCTGGGAGCCCCCGGAGCCCTGGAGGACCTGGGCCTGTCCACGCCGCTGCGCACGGGCCTGGTGAAGCTGGCCGCGGCCCTCCCCGCCCTCCAGCAACCCGCGCTGGAGCACGCGCGCCAGCGGCTCCACGTGGACGCCTCCGGCTGGTTCACCGGCCGCGAGCCGCTGCCGCACCTGGGCAAGCTGCGCGACGCCGCCTGGCAGGACCGCCGCGTGTCGCTGAGCTACCAGGACTTCGACGGCGCCCGCTCCCGCCGGACGGTGGACCCCTACGGGCTCGTCATCAAGGCGGACCGCTGGTACCTCGTCGCCGGGACGAACAAGGGCCCCCGCGTCTTCCGGGGCGGGCGCATTGGCGACGTGCGGCTCTCCCCCCAGGGCTTCACCCGCCCCCACGGCTTCGACCTGCCCGCGTTCTGGAAGGACTGGTGCGCGAAGTTCGCCGTGGAGCGCCCCCGCTACGACGTCACCCTCGCCTGCACGCAGGAAGGCGAAGCGGCGCTGCGGAGGCTGCGTCCCCCGGCCGACGGTGAGCGCATCGACAAGGCGCCCGCGGCACGCGGTGGGAAGCGGAAGGTGACGCTGGACTTCGAGCGGGAGTCCATCGCGGTCTCCCAGCTGTGCGAAATCGGGGCGGGCGTGGAGGTGCTCGCCCCGGAACCGCTGCGCCAACGGCTGGCCGCGCTGGCGGCCTCACTCGTGGCGCTCTACGGCGGACCCGGCCGGAAGAAGGGGCCGGGCCGCCGCGCCCGCTAG
- a CDS encoding SDR family oxidoreductase, with product MKPLEGQVALVAGATRGAGRGIATMLGAAGATVYCTGRSVRGRLASGDSRPETIEETAEQVTALGGKGIAVRVDHTVEEEVEALCQRIRAEAGKLDVLVNDIWGGETLHELGLAFWKQSPAKARLMFDRAVYTHLCTSRYAVPLMLERDRGLIVEVTDGDSFGYRGGVAYDVTKMAVIRLAFAMSRDLRRTNVTALAVTPGFLRSEEMLDGFGVKEANWRDAVKTVPDFIASETPSYVGRAVAALAADPHVHRRAGRVVASWTLAREYGFTDLDGSQPHWAEYFERTYGKAYTVADDAAYASWLGGAIETVCPDWPRY from the coding sequence ATGAAGCCACTTGAGGGACAGGTGGCCCTGGTCGCGGGAGCGACGCGGGGCGCGGGCCGGGGAATCGCGACGATGCTGGGGGCCGCGGGGGCCACGGTGTACTGCACCGGGCGCAGCGTGCGGGGCCGGCTGGCGAGCGGGGACTCGCGGCCGGAGACGATCGAGGAGACGGCGGAGCAGGTGACGGCGCTGGGCGGGAAGGGCATCGCGGTGCGGGTGGACCACACCGTGGAGGAGGAGGTGGAGGCGCTCTGCCAGCGCATCCGCGCGGAGGCCGGGAAGCTGGACGTGCTGGTCAACGACATCTGGGGCGGGGAGACGCTGCACGAGCTGGGGCTGGCCTTCTGGAAGCAGTCACCCGCGAAGGCGCGGCTCATGTTCGACCGCGCCGTGTACACGCACCTCTGCACCAGCCGCTACGCGGTGCCGTTGATGCTGGAGCGCGACCGGGGGCTCATCGTGGAGGTGACGGATGGGGACTCGTTCGGGTACCGGGGCGGCGTCGCGTATGACGTGACGAAGATGGCGGTCATCCGGCTGGCCTTCGCGATGTCGCGGGACCTGCGCCGCACGAACGTCACGGCGCTGGCGGTGACGCCGGGGTTCCTGCGCTCGGAGGAGATGCTGGATGGCTTCGGGGTGAAGGAGGCGAACTGGCGCGACGCGGTGAAGACCGTGCCGGACTTCATCGCGTCGGAGACGCCGTCGTACGTGGGCCGCGCGGTGGCGGCATTGGCGGCGGATCCGCACGTCCACCGCAGGGCGGGGCGCGTGGTCGCGTCGTGGACGCTGGCGCGCGAGTACGGCTTCACGGACCTGGATGGTTCCCAGCCGCACTGGGCGGAGTACTTCGAGCGGACGTACGGGAAGGCGTACACCGTCGCGGACGACGCGGCGTATGCGTCGTGGCTGGGGGGCGCCATCGAAACTGTCTGCCCGGACTGGCCGCGGTACTGA